The Phaeacidiphilus oryzae TH49 region GGTCCTCCAGCGTCCGGTACGGGTGGTGCTGACCAGGCGTCAGATGTTCTCGCTGGTCGGCTACCGCAGCCCCACCGTGCAGCGGGTCCGGCTCGGCGCCGACGCCGACGGGCGGCTGCGCGCCTTCGACCACACCTCGTCCTGCCTGACCTCCTCCGTCTACGAGTTCGTCGAGCAGTGCTCGGCCTTCGGCCGGGTGATGTACGACGCGTCGGACGGCCACCGCACGGCGGACCGGGTGGTGCCGCTGGACGTCCCCACCCCGCGCTGGATGCGGGGCCCCGCCCAGGCGCCCGGCTCCTTCGCGGTGGAGTCGGCGCTCGACGAGCTGGCCGAGAAGTGCGGGATCGACCCGGTCGAGCTGCGGGTGCGCAACGACCCGGCCGCCGGGCCGGTCTCCGGACTGCCGTTCAGCACCCGGCGGCTGCCGGAGTGCTTCCGGGAGGGTGCCCGCCGCTTCGGCTGGGCGGACCGGGACCCGCGCCCGGGCGTCCGCCGGGACGGCCGCTGGCTGCTCGGCACCGGCACCGCCGCGGCCGTCTACCACTCCAGCGCGGCCCCCTCGACGGCCTCGGTGACGGCGGAGCCGGACGGCGGCTTCACCGTCCGGATCACCGCCGCCGACATCGGCACCGGCGCGCGCACGGCGCTCACCCAGATCGCCGCCGACGCGCTGGAGGTGGCGCCGGGCCGGATCCGGATGCGGATCGCGGACAGCGACTTCGGCCCGGCGATGATCGCCGGCGGCTCGATGGGCACCCGCTCCTGGGCCTGGGCGATCACCGCGGCCGCGGCTGAGCTGCGCGAGCGGCTGGCGCTGCTGGGCCCCGGCGGAGCGGTGCCGCCGGAGGGGATCACCGTCCGCTCGGACACCACGGACGCCATCCGCGCCCTCGCCCAGCGCGAACGGCACACCTTCGGCGCCCAGTTCGCGGAGGTGGCGGTGGACCCGCTGACCGGCGAGGTGCGGGTGCGGCGGATGCTCGGGATGTTCGCGGCCGGCCAGGTGGTCAACCCGCTGACCGCCCGCAACCAGCTGGTCGGCGGAATGATCTGGGGCATCTCGATGGCGCTCCACGAGGAGGCCGTCCGCGACCCGGCCACCGGCGCGCTGGCCAACGGCGATCTGGCGGGCTACCACGTGGCGGCCAACGCCGACGTCCCGCTGGTCGAGGCGGACTGGGTGGACGACCCGGACCCGGAGGACCCGGTGGGGGTGAAGGGCGT contains the following coding sequences:
- a CDS encoding xanthine dehydrogenase family protein molybdopterin-binding subunit produces the protein MTVSTGVTGTAATRLREVGAARTRVEGLAKVTGAARYAGEHEFAELAHGWLALSTIARGRITALDDGPILAMPGVLTVLHHGNAPHLEPTENRFGTDPTLMLLQNDRVPHAGWPVALVVAETSEQAREAAEALAAHIEYEEEPHDTVLTADHPGLRSDDSRQTEKGDVEAGLAASAVVVDEEYTTPEEHHNAMEPHASTARWEGGRLEVVDSNQGSFLVAQDLAKIFSLDAASVRVRAEHVGGAFGSKGSTRPQAVLAAMAATVLQRPVRVVLTRRQMFSLVGYRSPTVQRVRLGADADGRLRAFDHTSSCLTSSVYEFVEQCSAFGRVMYDASDGHRTADRVVPLDVPTPRWMRGPAQAPGSFAVESALDELAEKCGIDPVELRVRNDPAAGPVSGLPFSTRRLPECFREGARRFGWADRDPRPGVRRDGRWLLGTGTAAAVYHSSAAPSTASVTAEPDGGFTVRITAADIGTGARTALTQIAADALEVAPGRIRMRIADSDFGPAMIAGGSMGTRSWAWAITAAAAELRERLALLGPGGAVPPEGITVRSDTTDAIRALAQRERHTFGAQFAEVAVDPLTGEVRVRRMLGMFAAGQVVNPLTARNQLVGGMIWGISMALHEEAVRDPATGALANGDLAGYHVAANADVPLVEADWVDDPDPEDPVGVKGVGEVGIVGVAAAIANAVWHATGVRHRRLPLRPDRILTAGTAVG